The Anastrepha ludens isolate Willacy chromosome 2, idAnaLude1.1, whole genome shotgun sequence genome contains a region encoding:
- the LOC128871659 gene encoding uncharacterized protein LOC128871659 codes for MSLEEGKRKRSNIKRNISRIKSIVEAARESDDKLTNAELQCRLGILESYFKQALSVQADIEDLDPLDNGRADLEDSYVAVKLNIQAQLGEDANGTVHFPETSTPAVVKPSSHLPRLTLPTFSGDYADYNKGPALETVHAFQVTSENYPKALDRLKQRFDNPTLIFLEGIASLFALPALERSNAQQLRSLIDKASAIFSSLESVGTFANIAHALLINIVMGKCDQQTRSKWNESLDYKSLPTWSQCTQVVERHCQFLHSCEASSQRKPESGKQNRASNRMQNSSFAITNFNCVLCSSSNHKLVSCLRFKEMNTNQRFDLIKKHDVCINCLGNGHRMIQCPSRNRCRSCNRAHHTLLHHENASQPTQTTPVAGPAFQPSGSTRPTWQTSSQESTATHSHMGASEGGQVILATAMILVKDATGTYKLGRALLDSCSQLNFITEDFAQKLRLRREKHNVGVRSIGDSLTSLKARTTTTIKSRTSAFQLSLQFGITSHIAYQPDAEIDTSGWSLPANTKLADAMFFKPRRIDLLLGTEAFFDALAVGQIRLGPNLPTLQKTLFGWVVSGRFRGDYNVTSSSCLLSNETSIDENLQRLWQLEAIDTSPKPTQPDHRICEEHFTKTTHQDHTGRITVNLPFKDNPICLGDSFDIARRRFLALERRLLRSSEIRPQYIAFMEEYESLGHMSVVAHPNLKEPHYYMPHHCVLKPSSTSTKLRVVFDASCRTSTQTSLNDHLLVGPTIQQDLYMLLLRFRLYRFAITADITKMYRAPHFGGLWEAAVKSAKGLLYRTLANTRLTYEELSTVAVEIEAILNSRPLSPLSSYPNDFEALTAGHFLVGSSLRALPESSLEERNISNLDRYDMITAIKQRFWRRWSSDYVNELRSRVKWTTPTPNLAEGTLVIIHDDNLPPQRWKLGRVESTVRGRDGHVRVVRLRTTNGSCCRPVHKLAILPVS; via the exons ATGTCTCTTGAAGAAGGCAAGCGTAAGCGCTCCAACATAAAGCGCAACATTTCGCGTATTAAATCGATCGTCGAAGCGGCAAGGGAGTCAGATGATAAACTTACCAATGCTGAGCTTCAATGTCGACTAGGAATACTGGAATCTTACTTCAAGCAGGCCTTATCCGTCCAAGCTGACATTGAGGATTTAGATCCACTTGACAACGGCCGCGCAGATCTGGAAGATAGCTACGTAGCAGTTAAGCTGAATATTCAAGCGCAACTGGGAGAAGATGCTAACGGTACAGTGCACTTTCCCGAAACGTCAACACCAGCAGTTGTTAAGCCCTCGTCGCATCTGCCAAGACTAACATTGCCAACATTTAGTGGCGATTACGCAGACTACAACAAG GGTCCCGCGCTAGAAACGGTTCATGCATTCCAAGTCACTAGCGAAAACTATCCGAAGGCTTTGGATAGGCTCAAGCAACGGTTCGACAACCCAacgttaatttttttggaaggtATTGCCTCACTGTTCGCATTACCGGCACTGGAAAGGTCGAACGCTCAACAGCTGCGCAGTTTAATAGACAAGGCATCGGCAATTTTTAGCTCCTTGGAGTCAGTAGGAACGTTTGCAAACATCGCACATGCATTGCTAATTAACATTGTGATGGGCAAGTGTGATCAGCAAACCAGGAGCAAATGGAACGAGTCTCTGGACTACAAGTCGCTTCCAACTTGGTCACAGTGCACTCAAGTCGTGGAACGACATTGTCAGTTCTTGCACTCATGCGAGGCATCGTCACAACGAAAACCCGAGTCTGGAAAGCAAAATCGCGCAAGCAATCGCATGCAAAATTCGTCATTTGCTATCACTAACTTTAATTGTGTTCTTTGTTCCAGTTCCAACCATAAACTCGTCAGTTGTTTGAGGTTTAAGGAGATGAACACAAATCAACGCTTTGATCTCATCAAGAAGCATGATGTATGCATCAACTGCTTAGGCAATGGTCATAGAATGATCCAATGTCCATCCAGGAATCGCTGCCGCTCTTGCAATCGAGCACACCACACGTTGTTGCATCATGAGAATGCATCTCAACCCACTCAAACAACTCCAGTGGCAGGTCCCGCATTCCAGCCTTCGGGGTCTACTCGACCTACATGGCAAACTTCATCTCAAGAATCGACAGCAACCCACTCGCACATGGGTGCATCGGAAGGTGGACAGGTGATTCTTGCAACGGCTATGATCCTGGTCAAGGACGCTACGGGTACGTATAAGTTGGGCAGAGCCCTCCTAGATTCATGCTCTCAACTCAATTTCATCACTGAGGATTTCGCGCAAAAACTACGCCTTCGACGTGAGAAACATAATGTGGGCGTTCGAAGCATTGGAGACTCGCTAACCAGCCTTAAGGCGCGTACGACCACGACCATCAAATCGCGCACTTCAGCCTTTCAACTGTCACTTCAATTCGGAATCACCTCGCACATAGCATACCAGCCAGATGCCGAGATCGACACGTCCGGTTGGAGCTTGCCAGCCAATACCAAATTAGCAGACGCGATGTTTTTTAAGCCCCGGCGCATAGACCTGTTGTTAGGAACAGAGGCCTTCTTTGATGCTCTTGCTGTTGGCCAAATTCGACTGGGTCCAAATTTACCGACGCTTCAGAAGACGTTGTTTGGTTGGGTCGTCTCTGGTAGGTTTCGAGGTGACTATAACGTGACGTCATCATCTTGTCTGCTGTCAAATGAAACCTCAATCGACGAGAATTTGCAACGCCTATGGCAACTGGAAGCCATCGACACGTCACCAAAACCAACTCAGCCAGACCATCGAATTTGTGAAGAGCATTTCACAAAAACAACTCATCAAGACCACACTGGTCGAATTACTGTAAATCTGCCATTTAAAGACAACCCAATTTGTCTCGGAGATTCCTTCGATATCGCTCGTCGGCGATTCCTTGCGCTTGAGAGACGTCTTCTACGTTCGTCCGAAATCCGTCCGCAGTACATTGCCTTCATGGAAGAGTACGAAAGTCTTGGCCACATGTCAGTAGTAGCACACCCCAACTTGAAAGAGCCACACTACTATATGCCACATCACTGCGTGCTTAAACCTAGCAGCACGTCAACCAAATTGCGAGTAGTGTTTGATGCCTCGTGCCGCACCTCAACACAAACATCATTGAACGATCATTTGTTAGTGGGGCCCACAATTCAACAAGATTTATACATGCTTCTATTACGTTTTCGTCTGTATCGTTTCGCCATCACCGCAGATATCACTAAAATGTACAG GGCACCCCATTTTGGCGGCCTCTGGGAAGCAGCAGTTAAAAGCGCAAAGGGACTGCTCTATCGCACATTGGCTAATACAAGATTAACATATGAAGAACTGAGCACTGTAGCTGTGGAAATAGAGGCCATACTAAACTCGCGTCCGCTCTCACCGCTATCATCATATCCCAATGACTTTGAAGCACTCACTGCTGGACATTTTTTGGTCGGGTCATCGCTACGTGCCCTACCCGAAAGCTCACTCGAAGAGAGAAATATCTCGAATTTGGATCGATACGATATGATTACGGCCATCAAGCAGCGCTTTTGGCGCCGCTGGTCTTCAGACTATGTCAATGAACTACGCTCACGAGTCAAGTGGACGACACCTACACCCAATCTTGCAGAAGGTACGCTAGTGATCATCCACGACGATAACCTCCCACCACAACGCTGGAAGCTTGGTCGCGTTGAGTCGACCGTACGTGGACGAGATGGTCATGTTCGAGTTGTGCGCCTCCGCACTACTAATGGGAGCTGTTGCCGGCCTGTTCACAAACTTGCCATCCTGCCAGTGTCTTGA
- the LOC128854944 gene encoding membrane alanyl aminopeptidase, which produces MSLAISSLLLLIAFGAIYGIKANNGTSVLSYRLGTHVLPDAYDIWLKPYLLPTHGARRFTFDGEVNIKLHPTQSGTREIILHKNLINITHAWLYNNNNTSRTTQLIRSDELAFDEITNKLTIRLRDELILNNNYTLHFKYNGEIRDGLQGFFRLNYTDSAGNEKWIGVTQSQRIDARTIFPCFDEPAFKATFTLQISRPTQYNTVFNTELLDNTPDGDGRFLDRFAATPPMSTYLVAFIVSEFVKHGSDDLKFITRIEHENKTDFAYQVAERSIKAYGEYTQQPYKELGLRIMQKAGSPKFPHNGMENWGLVIYSDNVLAIEPGYTDGWANKEYTLTIIVHETAHMWFGNSVTFAWWSYFWLNEAFARYYQYFMAHKLHPEYHLDQQFVVNQVHMIFGIDAVNSTQPLTSPEAQIQSPIEIGYKFSSLAYAKGASILRMIANLMGIDNFDMAIRAYLKEFHLKNTVPADLFKHLKHYWPSTPQFNVDQFLYDWTEQVGFPVLFVNINADRTMELTQRRFLLDRNDGSNDSLSYTIPITYATDTEPDFNNLTARFFLPKSIRLFVSIEKPFKWMIFNLQQSNYYRVFYDNTTLFQIQMALLAPKHSGIPPTNRAQLIDDLFNFARVAMLDYETVFRFLEYLANETQYLPWYAMFSSLPRVSQRLTLQQQKPFVTYLNDIMTQVYEHLGFTGSNFTVLDIYNRNKVISWACKYHLFDCGRKSQQVFDAFQKSGSKPTPDFRETLYCSATRDGNFTYYQTLNNWFYNEKMLSEKQKLFRAMGCTLRFYKYHYDNILRGNISSEYAVMGITPMYAENPENVDAVFTMVTDTIERLAERLDGWSNVATVISDIANYFTTQEQKKLLDNFIVKKGSLFGSSISKLHDAVSTVEMNLKWAQERLPKLLSYLESRNAAAISSLTTVLLICLSLAHGLL; this is translated from the exons ATGAGTTTGGCAATATCATCTCTTCTATTGCTGATAGCCTTTGGCGCCATTTACGGCATTAAAGCTAATAACGGCACTTCCGTACTATCCTATCGCTTGGGGACGCATGTGTTGCCTGACGCCTATGATATTTGGTTGAAGCCGTACCTACTACCAACACATGGAGCACGTCGGTTCACTTTTGATGGCGAAGTCAACATAAAATTACACCCCACGCAGTCTGGTACTCGCGAAattattttgcacaaaaatctGATTAATATCACTCACGCTTGGCtctataacaataataatacgaGTAGGACAACACAATTGATCCGTAGCGACGAATTGGCTTTCGATGAGATAACAAATAAGCTAACGATTCGCCTGAGAGATGAGCTAATTCTTAATAACAACTATACGTTGCACTTCAAATATAATGGGGAGATTCGGGATGGACTTCAAGGATTTTTCCGTCTCAATTACACGGACAGTGCCGGCAATGAAAA ATGGATTGGCGTAACACAGTCTCAGCGGATTGATGCACGCACCATATTCCCCTGCTTTGATGAGCCAGCTTTCAAAGCTACATTCACCTTACAAATTAGTCGGCCAACCCAATACAATACAGTTTTCAATACGGAATTGTTGGATAACACACCAGACGG TGACGGCCGCTTTCTGGATCGCTTCGCTGCCACACCACCCATGTCCACCTACCTCGTTGCGTTTATTGTTTCTGAATTCGTAAAACATGGAAGTGATGATTTGAAATTCATTACGCGCATagaacatgaaaataaaaccgaCTTTGCTTACCAAGTAGCAGAACGATCGATTAAAGCTTATGGCGAATACACACAACAGCCGTATAAAGAATTGGGACTGCGGATTATGCAGAAGGCCGGGTCGCCAAAATTTCCACACAATGGCATGGAGAATTGGGGACTGGTTATTTATAG TGACAATGTACTGGCAATTGAACCAGGTTACACCGATGGCTGGGCCAACAAGGAATACACTCTCACCATAATAGTGCATGAGACAGCGCACATGTGGTTCGGCAATAGCGTTACGTTCGCCTGGTGGAGTTATTTCTGGCTAAATGAGGCCTTCGCGCGCTACTATCAGTACTTCATGGCACACAAG CTTCATCCGGAATATCATTTAGACCAGCAATTTGTAGTGAATCAAGTACATATGATATTTGGCATAGACGCTGTCAATAGCACTCAACCGTTGACTAGTCCAGAGGCACAAATACAATCTCCAATAGAAATTGGTTATAAATTTAGCAGTCTCGCTTATGCAAAGGGCGCGTCCATATTACGCATGATAGCCAACCTTATGGGTATTGACAACTTCGATATGGCTATTCGGGCTTATTTGAAAGAATT TCATTTAAAAAATACCGTTCCGGCCGATCTCTTTAAACACTTGAAACACTACTGGCCATCCACACCGCAATTTAATGTAGATCAATTCCTCTACGATTGGACGGAGCAAGTCGGATTTCCAGTGCTCTTTGTGAACATCAATGCTGATCGTACCATGGAACTTACCCAAAGACGTTTCTTGCTTGATCGCAATGACGGTAGTAACGACTCGCTCTCCTATACCATTCCTATTACCTATGCCACGGACACGGAACCAGATTTCAATAATCTTACAGCgcgattttttttaccaaaaagcattAGGTTGTTCGTCTCCATCGAGAAACCATTCAAATGGATGATTTTCAATTTGCAGCAGTCAAACTATTACCGCGTGTTCTACGACAATACAACACTGTTTCaaattcaaatggctttattggcGCCAAAACATAGTGGCATACCTCCCACCAATCGCGCCCAGTTGATCGATGATTTATTCAATTTCGCGCGAGTCGCCATGCTGGACTATGAGACGGTATTCCGTTTCTTGGAGTATTTAGCCAATGAAACACAGTATTTGCCTTGGTATGCGATGTTTTCGAGTTTGCCACGCGTCTCACAGCGTTTAACACtacagcaacaaaaaccattTGTGACTTACCTTAATGACATCATGACTCAGGTGTATGAGCATTTGGGCTTTACGGGTTCCAATTTCACTGTTCTCGATATTTACAATCGCAATAAGGTCATTAGCTGGGCATGCAAATATCATCTATTCGATTGCGGTAGAAAATCACAACAGGTATTCGATGCATTCCAAAAATCTGGCAGTAAGCCGACACCAGATTTTCGTGAAACACTGTACTGCAGTGCAACGCGTGATGGCAACTTTACTTATTATCAAACGCTTAATAATTGGTTCTACAATGAGAAAATGTTGAGTGAGAAGCAGAAGCTGTTCAGAGCAATGGGATGTACGCTTCGCTTCTATAAATATCATTATGACAATATTTTGCGCGGGAACATTTCTAGCGAATACGCCGTTATGGGTATAACACCAATGTATGCTGAGAATCCCGAAAATGTGGATGCTGTATTCACTATGGTCACTGAtaccatagaaaggctagcggagag GCTAGATGGTTGGTCAAATGTCGCCACTGTTATCAGTGACATAGCCAACTACTTCACCACACAAGAGCAGAAGAAGTTGCTGGATAATTTCATTGTGAAGAAAGGCTCACTTTTTGGTAGCTCAATTTCGAAACTGCACGACGCCGTTTCAACGGTGGAAATGAATTTGAAGTGGGCGCAAGAGCGTTTACCAAAACTTCTAAGTTATTTGGAAAGTCGCAATGCGGCTGCTATAAGCAGTTTAACAAcggttttattaatttgtttaagtcTTGCCCACGGTCTGCTGTAA
- the LOC128854945 gene encoding odorant receptor 49b-like: MESDEMHFSAELFSWNFAIWRHMGYLDEQKRRLAHFIISMPTVVCVLVGFAFFMSKNDLEEDIYNFFIIMVCFTAILRVLVVLMRQRKFLDLFKVIEYWYIELQLQNSENALEKLKELTKKARFCTKYGLRCALLVDVFIALQPMITGYGKLVADVKFPGIDFHKSPIYEIMYLLQTCWVLPITTFSYVPYVNFLLIFISFGIFAIRDLQRRLEDLCLMDDRDALDNVKRCVAYHVRIIKFHEDLEQFFSLMSLLDASLYCVTLCMMLVYTTMEFTMPLLIKGIGILLVLTTLIFLTYWLADTFTHESLNIAEVAYNTNWMDRDKEFRRCILLIIARSQRHLTLTAGGFKPMNMNTFMVIMRSSYSFFSLLQSTM, encoded by the exons ATGGAAAGCGACGAAATGCACTTCTCAGCAGAATTATTCAGCTGGAATTTTGCTATTTGGCGGCACATGGGATATTTGGATGAACAAAAAAGGCGACTGGCCCACTTTATAATCTCTATGCCAACAGTAGTATGTGTATTGGTCGGTTTCGCCTTCTTTATGAGTAAAAATGATCTAGAAGAAGATATCTACAATTTCTTCATTATAATGGTTTGTTTTACGGCCATATTACGAGTTCTGGTGGTATTAATGAGACAACGAAAATTTTTGGACTTGTTCAAAGTTATTGAGTACTGGTACATCGAACTGCAA ctTCAAAATAGCGAAAATGCACTGGAAAAATTAAAGGAACTTACTAAAAAGGCTCGGTTCTGTACCAAATATGGTCTGCGATGTGCCTTGCTTGTTGATGTATTTATCGCTCTTCAGCCAATGATAACGGGATATGGCA AACTCGTGGCCGATGTTAAATTTCCTGGCATCGATTTCCACAAGAGCCCCATTTATGAGATAATGTATCTACTGCAAACCTGCTGGGTTCTACCCATAACAACATTCTCCTATGTGCCATATGTAAATTTTCTATTGATCTTCATAAGCTTTGGCATTTTCGCAATCAGAGATCTACAGAGAAGATTAGAAGATCTATGCCTAATGGATGACAGGGATGCGTTGGACAATGTCAAGAGATGTGTTGCCTATCATGTGAGAATCATCAA atTTCACGAAGATTTGgagcaatttttttcgctaatGAGTTTGCTAGATGCGAGCTTGTATTGTGTAACACTTTGCATGATGTTGGTCTATACGACCATG GAATTTACGATGCCACTTTTGATTAAAGGCATAGGAATTTTACTAGTTTTaacaacattaatttttttaacctaTTGGCTGGCCGACACTTTCACTCATGAG AGTCTGAATATCGCTGAAGTCGCTTATAATACCAATTGGATGGACCGTGATAAGGAATTTCGCAGATGCATTTTACTAATTATCGCCAGAAGTCAGCGTCATCTGACG CTCACTGCAGGTGGTTTCAAACCAATGAATATGAATACATTTATGGTTATAATGCGCTCTTCTTACTCATTTTTCTCTCTTCTACAGAGCACAATGTAG